A single window of Ficedula albicollis isolate OC2 chromosome 8, FicAlb1.5, whole genome shotgun sequence DNA harbors:
- the PARS2 gene encoding probable proline--tRNA ligase, mitochondrial: MPGAVQACTAGCACVCRCACAAATCPCRGTCTSQVCGGPCELCCTEVGVGVASLGAVSADPCSALCPSAGLSPSPLRPAMEAVLRRSRVPALAARQCGIRARHGGSPGRARRLLLSQLFQPLGAPPCRSQRLMLQAGLIHPTSPGCYCYLPPTVRAMEKLVKVMDQEMQAVGGQKLNLPSLCSAELWRASGRWDQMGPELFRLVDRHDHGYCLGPTHEEVVTALVASQSGLSYKQLPLRLYQVTRKFRDEPKPRFGLLRSREFYMKDMYTFDSSQEAAQRTYEQVCAAYCRLFTRLGLRFVRVRAATGSIGGTTSHEFQLPADVGEDRLLLCPQGHFAANVETLNGEQTSCPACGEKLTETKGIEVGHTFYLGTKYSSVANAVFSSAENKPQLAEMGCYGLGVTRILAASIEVLSTEDSIRWPSLIAPYQLCFIPPKRGSREEQGAVLLEQVYDELAEALPHLAGDSVLDDRTQLTIGKRLKDAKRLGYPYVVVAGKRVCEEPPVFEVWNQNAGEVLFLTKEGVIELLSKVQVL, encoded by the exons ATGCCGGGAGCCGTGCAGGCGTGCACAGCTGGCTGcgcctgtgtgtgcaggtgcgCCTGTGCAGCAGCCACGTGTCCGTGTAGGGGTACCTGTACATCCCAGGTGTGTGGGGGTCCgtgtgagctgtgctgcacGGAGGTCGGTGTGGGGGTGGCCAGTCTCGGTGCGGTCAGCGCTgacccctgctctgccctctgtcCCTCCGCAGGGCTCTCTCCGTCCCCTCTCCGTCCCGCCATGGAGGCCGTGCTGAGGAGGAGCCGTGTCCCGGCGCTGGCCGCCCGACAGTGCGGGATCAGGGCCCGGCACGGCGGCTCCCCGGGCAGGGCCAGGCGCCTGCTGCTCTCGCAGCTCTTCCAGCCGCTg gggGCCCCCCCCTGCCGCAGCCAGCGGCTGATGCTGCAAGCGGGGCTCATCCATCCCACCAGCCCCGGCTGCTACTGCTACCTGCCGCCCACCGTGCGCGCCATGGAGAAGCTGGTCAAGGTGATGGACCAGGAGATGCAGGCCGTGGGCGGGCAGAAGCTGaacctgcccagcctgtgctcgGCCGAGCTGTGGCGCGCCAGCGGCCGCTGGGACCAGATGGGGCCGGAGCTTTTCCGCCTGGTGGATCGGCACGACCACGGCTACTGCCTGGGCCCCACGCACGAGGAGGTGGTGACGGCGCTGGTGGCCTCGCAGAGCGGCCTGTCCTACAAGCAGCTCCCGCTGCGCCTCTACCAGGTCACCAGGAAATTCCGGGACGAGCCCAAGCCGCGCTTCGGTTTGCTGCGCAGCCGGGAGTTCTACATGAAGGACATGTACACCTTTGACAGCTCCCAGGAGGCGGCCCAGCGCACCTACGAGCAGGTGTGTGCTGCCTACTGCCGCCTCTTCACCCGCCTGGGGCTGCGCTTCGTCAGGGTGCGGGCGGCCACGGGCAGCATCGGCGGCACCACGTCCCACGAGTTCCAGCTCCCGGCAGACGTCGGCGAGGACcggctgctgctctgccctcagggACATTTCGCGGCCAACGTGGAGACGCTGAACGGGGAGCAAACCTCGTGCCCCGCGTGCGGGGAGAAGCTCACCGAGACCAAAGGGATCGAGGTGGGGCACACCTTTTACCTGGGCACCAAGTACTCCTCGGTCGCCAACGCCGTCTTCTCCTCCGCCGAGAACAAGCCGCAGCTGGCAGAAATGGGCTGCTACGGCCTGGGCGTCACTCGCATCCTGGCGGCCTCCATCGAGGTGCTCTCCACCGAGGACAGCATCCGCTGGCCCAGCCTCATCGCTCCCTACCAGCTCTGCTTCATCCCCCCCAAGcggggcagcagggaggagcagggagcggtgctgctggagcaggtgtaCGATGAGCTGGCTGaagcactgccccacctggctggcGACTCGGTGTTGGACGACCGGACCCAGCTGACCATCGGCAAAAGGCTGAAGGATGCCAAAAGGCTGGGCTATCCCTACGTGGTTGTAGCTGGGAAGAGGGTCTGCGAGGAACCCCCGGTCTTTGAGGTTTGGAATCAGAACGCCGGCGAGGTTTTGTTCCTCACCAAAGAAGGGGTCATAGAGCTGCTGAGTAAAGTGCAAGTCCTTTAA
- the DHCR24 gene encoding delta(24)-sterol reductase yields MERERAVGVMSALWSVGAGLLLLLLWVRHRGLEAVLVHHRWVFVCFFLMPLSILFDIYYQLRAWAVWRLHSAPRQHAQRVRHIQQQVREWKKEGSKRYMCTGRPGWLTVSLRVGKYKKTHKNIMINLMDVLEVDSERQVVRVEPLVSMGQLTAYLNPMGWTIPVVPELDDLTVGGLIMGTGIESSSHIYGLFQHTCVAYELVLADGSLVRCSPTENSDLFYAVPWSCGTLGFLVAAEIKMIPAKKYVKIHYEPVRGLQKICEKFTEESQKKENSFVEGLLYSLDEAVIMTGVLTDEAEQSKINRIGNYYKPWFFKHVEKYLKADRTGVEYIPSRHYYHRHTRSIFWELQDIIPFGNNPVFRYLFGWMVPPKISLLKLTQGEAIRKLYEQHHVVQDMLVPMKNLEKSIQTFHVDLNVYPIWLCPFILPNNPGMVHPKGNETELYVDIGAYGEPKSKQFEARASMRQMEKFVRSVHGFQMLYADCYMTREEFWDMFDGSLYHKLREQMNCKDAFPEVYDKICKAARH; encoded by the exons ATGGAGCGCGAGCGGGCGGTGGGCGTCATGTCGGCGCTGTGGTCGGTGGGCgcggggctgctgctcctgctgctgtgggtgcgGCACCGCGGGCTGGAGGCCGTGCTGGTGCACCACCGCTGGGTCTTCGTCTGCTTCTTCCTCATGCCGCTCTCCATCCTCTTCGACATCTACTACCAGCTGCGCGCCTGGGCCGTGTGGCGCCTGCACAGCGCGCCGCGGCAGCACGCCCAGCGCGTCCGGCAcatccagcagcag GTCCGGGAATGGAAGAAGGAAGGCAGCAAGAGATACATGTGCACGGGCAGGCCTGGCTGGCTCACTGTGTCACTCCGTGTTGGGAAGTACAAGAAGACTCACAAGAACATCATGATCAATTTAATGGACGTTCTGGAAGTAGACAGTGAAAGACAG gtTGTTCGTGTGGAGCCTTTGGTGTCCATGGGCCAACTGACTGCATACCTGAATCCCATGGGCTGGACTATTCCTGTGGTACCAGAGCTTGATGATCTCACAGTAG GTGGCCTGATCATGGGAACTGGCATTGAGTCTTCATCCCATATCTATGGACTTTTTCAGCACACCTGTGTGGCCTATGAACTTGTTCTTGCTGATGGAAGCCTTGTGAGATGTTCACCA ACTGAAAACTCAGACCTATTTTATGCAGTGCCTTGGTCTTGTGGTACTCTGGGTTTCCTGgttgcagcagaaataaaaatgattcCTGCCAAGAAATATGTCAAAATACATTACGAGCCAGTAAGAGGACTGCAGAAGATTTGTGAGAAGTTCACTGAAGAGTCTCAGAAAAAGGAGAATAGTTTTGTGGAAGGACTTTTGTATTCCTTGGATGAAGCAGTCATCATGACAGGAGTCTTGACTGACGAAGCTGAGCAAAGCAAG ATAAACAGAATTGGCAACTACTACAAGCCGTGGTTCTTTAAGCATGTGGAGAAGTATTTGAAAGCTGACAGGACTGGAGTAGAATACATTCCTTCCAGACACTATTACCACAGACACACTCGCAGCATCTTCTGGGAGCTCCAA GACATCATTCCTTTTGGCAATAACCCTGTGTTCCGTTACCTGTTTGGCTGGATGGTCCCCCCAAAAATCTCTCTGTTAAAGCTCACCCAAGGAGAAGCCATTCGGAAGCTGTACGAGCAGCACCACGTTGTGCAGGACATGTTGGTGCCAATGAAGAACCTTGAAAAGTCCATCCAGACCTTCCACGTTGACCTTAAT GTGTACCCTATTTGGTTATGTCCTTTCATATTGCCCAACAATCCTGGTATGGTCCATCCtaaaggaaatgaaactgaACTCTACGTGGATATAGGAGCTTATGGAGAGcccaaaagcaaacaatttgAAGCCAGGGCTTCAATGAGGCAAATGGAGAAGTTTGTAAGAAGTGTGCACGG tTTCCAGATGCTGTATGCAGATTGTTACATGACCCGTGAGGAGTTCTGGGATATGTTTGATGGCTCATTGTACCACAAGCTGAGGGAGCAGATGAATTGCAAGGATGCCTTTCCAGAAGTGTATGACAAAATCTGCAAAGCTGCGAGGCACTGA